In Salvelinus alpinus chromosome 30, SLU_Salpinus.1, whole genome shotgun sequence, a single genomic region encodes these proteins:
- the LOC139560570 gene encoding protein phosphatase 1L-like isoform X3, giving the protein MVDKLSANHDEAGTTCLVALLSDRELTVANVGDSRGVLCDKDGNAVALSHDHKPYQLKERKRIKRAGGFISFNGSWRVQGILAMSRSLGDYPLKNLNVVIPDPDVLTFDLDKLQPEFMILASDGLWDAFSNEEAVRFVRERLDEPHYGAKSIVLQSFYRGCPDNITVMVVKFKSGPVGSRAEE; this is encoded by the exons ATGGTGGACAAGCTCTCTGCCAATCACGACGAAGCAG gtACTACATGTCTGGTGGCCCTGCTATCGGACAGGGAGCTGACGGTGGCCAACGTTGGGGACTCACGAGGCGTGTTGTGCGACAAGGACGGAAACGCTGTGGCATTGTCACATGACCACAAGCCATACCAGCTGAAGGAGCGCAAGAGGATCAAGAGGGCAG GGGGCTTCATCAGCTTCAACGGCTCGTGGCGCGTCCAGGGCATCCTGGCCATGTCTCGCTCGCTGGGCGACTACCCCCTAAAGAACCTCAACGTGGTCATCCCCGACCCCGACGTGTTGACCTTTGACCTGGACAAGCTGCAGCCCGAGTTCATGATCCTGGCGTCGGACGGGCTGTGGGACGCCTTCAGCAACGAGGAGGCGGTGCGTTTCGTGCGCGAGCGCCTGGACGAGCCGCACTACGGTGCCAAGAGCATCGTGCTGCAGTCTTTCTACCGCGGCTGCCCCGACAACATCACCGTCATGGTGGTCAAGTTCAAGAGCGGCCCCGTGGGGAGCAGGGCTGAGGAGTAG
- the LOC139560570 gene encoding protein phosphatase 1L-like isoform X2 — translation MEDATLSYKAAADYVKAHLPESLRQQLLSYEREKRESVPSYPSILEQRILAVDRDMVDKLSANHDEAGTTCLVALLSDRELTVANVGDSRGVLCDKDGNAVALSHDHKPYQLKERKRIKRAGGFISFNGSWRVQGILAMSRSLGDYPLKNLNVVIPDPDVLTFDLDKLQPEFMILASDGLWDAFSNEEAVRFVRERLDEPHYGAKSIVLQSFYRGCPDNITVMVVKFKSGPVGSRAEE, via the exons ATGGAAGACGCCACGCTGAGCTATAAG gCTGCAGCGGACTATGTAAAGGCCCACCTTCCAGAGTCTCTGAGGCAGCAGTTGCTGTCCTATgaaagggagaagagggagagcgtTCCCTCCTACCCCAGCATCCTGGAGCAGCGTATCCTGGCTGTAGACCGAGACATGGTGGACAAGCTCTCTGCCAATCACGACGAAGCAG gtACTACATGTCTGGTGGCCCTGCTATCGGACAGGGAGCTGACGGTGGCCAACGTTGGGGACTCACGAGGCGTGTTGTGCGACAAGGACGGAAACGCTGTGGCATTGTCACATGACCACAAGCCATACCAGCTGAAGGAGCGCAAGAGGATCAAGAGGGCAG GGGGCTTCATCAGCTTCAACGGCTCGTGGCGCGTCCAGGGCATCCTGGCCATGTCTCGCTCGCTGGGCGACTACCCCCTAAAGAACCTCAACGTGGTCATCCCCGACCCCGACGTGTTGACCTTTGACCTGGACAAGCTGCAGCCCGAGTTCATGATCCTGGCGTCGGACGGGCTGTGGGACGCCTTCAGCAACGAGGAGGCGGTGCGTTTCGTGCGCGAGCGCCTGGACGAGCCGCACTACGGTGCCAAGAGCATCGTGCTGCAGTCTTTCTACCGCGGCTGCCCCGACAACATCACCGTCATGGTGGTCAAGTTCAAGAGCGGCCCCGTGGGGAGCAGGGCTGAGGAGTAG